Proteins from a genomic interval of Papaver somniferum cultivar HN1 chromosome 4, ASM357369v1, whole genome shotgun sequence:
- the LOC113275839 gene encoding plant intracellular Ras-group-related LRR protein 7-like — MGCFSSKEGDSKASRIVRWRSTGIVALRDSKLKMFPNEILDMDRVVRTIDLTNNKIIDIPMGISRLINMQRLILADNLIERLPVNLGKLQSLKVLTLDGNQLTTLPDELGMLVRLERLSISRNLLTGLPETIGSLRSLSLLNVSNNKLQSLPESIGSCFSMEELQATDNYIDELPSSVCNLVHLKSLCLDNNDVKQIPLNLLKDCKALQNISLHDNPISMDQFQQMEGYQEFETRRKKKFDKQIDSNVMMNSKGLDVGVDS, encoded by the exons ATGGGGTGTTTTAGTAGTAAAGAAGGAGATTCAAAAGCGAGTCGGATCGTCAGGTGGCGATCAACTGGCATTGTTGCTCTTAGAGATTCTAAATTAAAg ATGTTTCCAAACGAGATTCTTGATATGGACAGAGTTGTTCGCACTATTGATTTAACAAACAATAAAATAA tTGATATTCCTATGGGTATAAGCCGGTTAATCAACATGCAGCGCCTG ATCTTAGCTGATAACCTTATCGAGCGCCTTCCAGTGAACCTGGGGAAACTACAGTCTCTAAAAGTTCTCACACTTGACGGGAATCAGCTGACTACTTTGCCTGATGAAT TGGGCATGCTGGTCAGGCTTGAGCGACTGTCCATTTCAAGAAATTTATTGACAGGTTTGCCTGAAACTATCGGAAGCTTGCGCAGT TTGTCGCTGTTAAATGTATCAAATAACAAATTACAGTCGCTTCCGGAATCAATAGGGAGTTGCTTCTCTATGGAAGAATTACAAGCAACTG ACAATTACATTGATGAGCTACCTTCATCAGTTTGCAATCTCGTTCACCTGAAGTCTCTATGCTTAGATAATAATGATGTCAAACAG ATACCTctaaatctattgaaagactgcAAAGCCTTGCAGAACATTTCTCTTCATGATAATCCAATTTCAATGGATCAATTCCAACAG ATGGAAGGGTACCAAGAGTTCGAAACGAGGCGGAAAAAGAAGTTTGACAAGCAGATTGACTCAAATGtgatgatgaattctaagggccTTGATGTTGGTGTTGACTCTTAA